The Candidatus Bathyarchaeota archaeon genome includes a region encoding these proteins:
- a CDS encoding 6-phosphofructokinase — MVKTIGIVTSGGDAPGMNAAIRAVTRVAACREVQVLGFERGWDGLLSNCYRKLTPRTVGGIIQTGGTILHTLRCPEFEQPQSQEVAAQTLSQNSVDALVVIGGDGSFRGALELSKRSGVPMIGIPATIDNDVYGTDETIGFDTAVNTAVAAIDKIRDTAISHERIFIVEVMGRKRGFLALQVGICVGAEVILIPEKPLSTCEVIKIMETNSKKGKRAGIIVAAEGFGDSSQLTHQLQQQTTSEVRLSIVGYSQRGGSPTARSRLLASLFAEKAVDLICEGKGNLAVGLQNGVVGAVDLEQSARGVKPLDLRLLKVAEMLSV; from the coding sequence ATGGTCAAAACAATCGGCATAGTCACATCAGGCGGCGACGCACCAGGCATGAATGCAGCAATCCGTGCAGTCACCCGTGTCGCAGCCTGCCGCGAAGTACAAGTTCTCGGTTTCGAGCGGGGCTGGGATGGGTTACTGAGTAACTGTTACCGCAAACTTACCCCCCGCACTGTAGGGGGAATCATTCAAACAGGCGGAACTATACTCCACACATTGCGGTGCCCCGAGTTTGAGCAGCCTCAAAGCCAAGAAGTAGCCGCACAGACGTTAAGCCAAAACAGCGTAGACGCATTGGTGGTGATCGGCGGCGATGGCTCTTTTAGAGGCGCCTTGGAACTTAGCAAGCGTAGCGGTGTGCCAATGATCGGGATACCTGCAACCATAGACAACGACGTGTATGGCACGGATGAAACCATTGGATTTGACACTGCTGTAAACACCGCGGTCGCGGCTATCGACAAAATCCGTGACACAGCCATAAGCCACGAACGCATTTTCATCGTCGAAGTCATGGGACGCAAGCGCGGTTTCCTCGCGCTGCAAGTTGGCATCTGTGTCGGCGCAGAAGTCATCCTCATCCCAGAAAAACCCCTCTCCACCTGCGAAGTCATAAAAATCATGGAGACAAACTCCAAGAAAGGCAAACGTGCAGGCATAATAGTCGCAGCCGAGGGGTTCGGCGACTCCAGCCAACTCACCCACCAACTACAGCAGCAAACCACCTCCGAAGTCCGCCTCTCCATAGTGGGCTACTCACAGCGGGGAGGGAGCCCAACCGCACGCAGTCGCCTCCTGGCAAGTTTGTTTGCAGAAAAAGCGGTAGATTTGATCTGTGAAGGTAAGGGCAACTTGGCAGTCGGCCTCCAAAACGGCGTAGTCGGTGCTGTGGATTTGGAGCAGTCGGCGCGGGGGGTTAAGCCGCTGGATTTGCGGTTACTCAAAGTCGCTGAGATGCTGTCTGTTTAG